The following are from one region of the Halobacteriovorax vibrionivorans genome:
- the yghU gene encoding glutathione-dependent disulfide-bond oxidoreductase — protein sequence MSDKYTPPKVWTFSEGNGGEFANINRPTAGSREEKKLPQGEHQFQLYSLGTPNGVKVTIMFEELLELGIKGAEYDAYLINIGEGDQFGSGFVDINPNSKIPALLDKNHGEEIRVFESGSILVYLSEKFGKFLPKDPIKRAQTFNWLFWQMGSAPYLGGGFGHFYAYAPEKFEYPIDRFAMETKRQLDVLDKQLANNKYIAGDEYTIADMAIFPWYGALVKGKLYDAAEFLSVHEYKNVIRWADELIKRPAVLRGRVVNRAWGDEDQQLHERHSSADFEKIKLEY from the coding sequence ATGAGTGATAAATATACACCACCTAAGGTTTGGACTTTTTCAGAAGGTAACGGAGGTGAGTTTGCAAATATTAATCGACCTACAGCTGGTTCGAGAGAAGAAAAGAAGCTCCCACAAGGTGAGCATCAATTTCAATTATATTCACTAGGGACTCCTAATGGAGTTAAAGTAACAATTATGTTCGAGGAGTTACTTGAACTTGGCATTAAAGGGGCCGAATACGATGCATATCTAATAAATATTGGAGAAGGTGATCAATTTGGTTCGGGATTTGTCGATATTAATCCAAACTCTAAAATACCTGCACTTTTAGACAAGAATCATGGTGAAGAAATTAGAGTTTTTGAATCAGGATCAATCCTTGTCTACTTATCTGAGAAATTTGGCAAGTTCCTTCCTAAAGATCCAATAAAAAGAGCGCAAACTTTTAATTGGTTATTTTGGCAAATGGGAAGTGCGCCTTACTTAGGTGGAGGCTTTGGGCATTTCTATGCATATGCCCCTGAAAAATTTGAATATCCTATTGATCGTTTTGCTATGGAAACAAAGAGACAATTAGATGTATTAGACAAACAATTAGCGAATAATAAGTATATTGCAGGAGATGAATATACTATCGCTGATATGGCCATCTTCCCTTGGTATGGGGCACTTGTTAAGGGGAAACTATATGATGCAGCGGAGTTTCTATCTGTACATGAGTATAAGAATGTCATCCGCTGGGCAGATGAATTAATTAAAAGACCTGCTGTACTGCGAGGCCGTGTCGTTAATCGAGCGTGGGGAGATGAAGATCAGCAACTTCATGAACGTCACAGCTCAGCTGATTTTGAAAAAATTAAGTTAGAATATTAA
- a CDS encoding Tll0287-like domain-containing protein, giving the protein MKKIIFLVLLSFSTLAGQKEALEAIQKTAMALKKELQSAMKVSPVNAIEVCNTKAMPITKKYHSKGIEVGRVSLKNRNPNNTVKDWMKETIDAYESGSNKKGYSVVRISNNQSGIIKPIKTMPLCLNCHGSNIKPEVSARINKLYPADKATGYKTGDTRGYFWATFKTK; this is encoded by the coding sequence ATGAAAAAAATAATCTTTCTAGTACTACTTTCGTTTTCAACTCTAGCTGGGCAAAAAGAGGCCCTTGAAGCAATTCAAAAAACAGCTATGGCACTAAAAAAAGAGCTTCAATCAGCAATGAAGGTCTCTCCAGTTAATGCCATAGAGGTTTGTAACACAAAGGCCATGCCCATCACTAAAAAATACCATTCGAAAGGTATTGAGGTCGGACGTGTTAGTCTAAAAAATAGAAATCCAAATAATACAGTAAAAGATTGGATGAAAGAAACAATTGATGCTTACGAATCAGGATCTAACAAGAAAGGCTATAGCGTTGTTCGAATTAGTAATAATCAATCCGGAATTATAAAACCAATAAAGACAATGCCACTTTGTTTAAACTGCCACGGTTCAAATATAAAACCTGAAGTGTCAGCTAGAATTAATAAGCTATATCCTGCAGATAAGGCCACTGGCTATAAAACAGGTGATACACGAGGATATTTTTGGGCAACTTTTAAAACAAAATAA
- a CDS encoding NAD(P)/FAD-dependent oxidoreductase, which translates to MNIVIVGGGTAGITTAARLRNSLDKSFEISVIEPSKYHYYQPYWTLNGAGIGTKEETRKLTKEVMPHQVSWIQDRCIKINPDKNEVECEKEGIIKYDILVVAPGIQINWDQIKGLKEAMGKDGVCSNYSYEYVDYTWKFLQELDHGSALFTFPNSPLKCGGAPQKIMYLVEDYLRKHGKRNNVEIEFTSPGQAIFGVEKYKKSLEKIIKERDIKTHFQINLERIDGINKKAFFRDLQTNQLIEKEYSFIHVVPPMSAPDFLINSKLLDETGWIDVDKHTFQHQKYQNVFSLGDVSNAPTAKTGAAIRKQAPVVAENIVKFINKRSDFNREYNGYTSCPIVTGYGQLILAEFDYDGKPCETFPFDQSKPRWSMYFLKAHILPLVYWHGMLKGRM; encoded by the coding sequence ATGAATATAGTTATCGTTGGTGGAGGTACAGCTGGTATTACAACAGCTGCTAGGTTGAGAAACTCTCTTGATAAATCTTTTGAAATTTCCGTTATCGAGCCTTCTAAGTATCATTACTACCAACCTTACTGGACCCTAAACGGTGCTGGAATTGGAACAAAAGAAGAAACTAGAAAGTTAACCAAAGAGGTTATGCCCCACCAAGTTAGCTGGATTCAAGATCGTTGTATTAAAATAAATCCTGATAAAAATGAAGTTGAGTGTGAAAAAGAAGGCATTATAAAATACGACATTCTTGTTGTTGCTCCAGGAATTCAAATAAACTGGGATCAAATAAAAGGACTGAAAGAGGCAATGGGTAAAGACGGCGTTTGCTCTAACTACAGCTATGAATATGTTGATTATACTTGGAAATTCCTACAAGAGCTTGATCATGGTAGTGCATTATTTACTTTTCCTAACTCTCCTTTAAAGTGTGGTGGTGCCCCACAAAAAATTATGTATCTAGTTGAAGACTATTTAAGAAAGCATGGAAAGCGAAATAATGTAGAGATAGAATTTACAAGCCCTGGCCAAGCTATCTTTGGGGTTGAGAAATATAAAAAGTCACTTGAGAAGATTATAAAAGAAAGAGATATTAAAACTCATTTCCAAATAAACCTAGAGCGAATTGACGGAATTAATAAAAAAGCCTTCTTTAGAGATCTTCAAACAAATCAACTCATTGAAAAAGAATATTCGTTTATTCATGTTGTTCCACCAATGTCAGCACCAGATTTTTTGATAAATAGTAAGCTTTTAGACGAGACTGGTTGGATTGATGTAGACAAGCATACTTTCCAACATCAAAAATATCAAAATGTATTCTCTTTGGGTGATGTTTCTAATGCACCAACAGCGAAAACTGGTGCAGCAATTAGAAAACAAGCACCTGTGGTAGCAGAAAATATAGTCAAATTTATTAATAAGAGATCTGACTTTAATAGAGAATATAATGGCTACACGTCATGTCCAATAGTTACAGGATATGGGCAGTTGATTCTTGCAGAGTTTGATTACGATGGAAAGCCTTGCGAAACTTTTCCTTTTGATCAGTCTAAGCCTCGCTGGAGTATGTACTTTCTAAAGGCCCATATTCTTCCACTTGTGTATTGGCATGGAATGTTGAAAGGCAGAATGTAG
- a CDS encoding OsmC family protein, which produces MATYTTVTTGRADNIELNLTAEKKESLTVTPPPQFQGVEDKWSPEDLFSASISSCYILTFKSFAQFQKLAWTNIEVKADAHLEKVEKGFAFTKVDIYVNLEICCEGNVDPYLELLYKAKDNCLVTKSMNCEFSLHPKIKNTAKK; this is translated from the coding sequence TTGGCAACTTACACGACAGTTACTACAGGTAGAGCCGATAATATTGAATTAAATCTTACGGCCGAAAAGAAAGAATCTCTCACAGTTACTCCTCCTCCTCAGTTTCAAGGCGTTGAAGATAAGTGGAGTCCTGAAGATCTTTTTAGTGCGAGTATTTCAAGTTGCTATATACTTACTTTCAAGTCATTTGCACAATTTCAAAAGCTTGCGTGGACCAATATTGAAGTTAAGGCCGATGCACATCTTGAAAAAGTTGAAAAAGGTTTTGCTTTCACAAAAGTGGATATCTATGTAAACCTTGAAATTTGTTGCGAAGGAAATGTCGATCCATATTTAGAGCTACTCTATAAGGCCAAAGATAATTGTCTGGTTACTAAATCTATGAATTGTGAATTTAGCCTACACCCAAAGATTAAGAATACAGCAAAGAAATAA
- a CDS encoding AI-2E family transporter, whose protein sequence is MQNKYNVTYVFFGFLFLLIGYLVWMMARQMIGPIIFGLVLAGVFNPLKNKIISKWKVTNYTSSILTTLIITLLVLIPLIFLALALSKEAVSLYQRIVSALAHHEVDNFLFGQGAVADLIRSFSQMSGMDIDMDQVKTAVLNALKGASGTVISSINSIMGNIITFIFDLAIMMIVVFGIFIEGKHLKNYIFDLSPLPSDQEQKILEKFNQMNYVTLVCNGVGGVIQGVLAGIALWFTGFESIVLWTVVMVFLAFVPLVGISIVTIPASLYLVLTGDTGAGVGLFIFTSLVGLIVENWFKPKFIGDRIKINSTFVLLTIIGGMGVFGMGGIFYGPIIGILFLTVVEIYHDQYNFVVE, encoded by the coding sequence ATGCAAAATAAATATAATGTAACTTATGTATTCTTTGGTTTTCTTTTTCTATTAATTGGATATTTGGTTTGGATGATGGCCAGGCAGATGATTGGACCAATTATTTTTGGCCTTGTTTTAGCCGGTGTCTTTAATCCACTAAAAAATAAAATTATTAGCAAGTGGAAAGTTACAAATTATACCAGCTCCATCCTTACGACTTTGATTATTACATTACTTGTACTAATCCCACTAATATTCTTAGCTCTAGCTCTTAGTAAAGAAGCAGTTTCATTATATCAAAGAATTGTCAGTGCCTTAGCACATCACGAAGTTGATAACTTCTTATTTGGACAAGGGGCCGTCGCTGATTTAATAAGAAGCTTTTCTCAAATGTCTGGTATGGATATCGATATGGATCAAGTTAAGACTGCTGTTTTAAATGCCCTTAAAGGAGCTTCAGGAACAGTGATTTCAAGTATCAATTCGATTATGGGTAATATCATTACTTTTATATTTGATTTGGCGATTATGATGATTGTCGTCTTTGGTATATTCATTGAAGGAAAGCATTTAAAAAATTATATATTTGACCTATCACCACTACCTTCAGACCAAGAACAGAAGATTTTAGAAAAATTTAATCAAATGAATTATGTAACTTTGGTATGTAATGGTGTTGGAGGAGTTATTCAAGGTGTACTTGCAGGTATTGCTCTTTGGTTTACGGGGTTTGAATCCATCGTCTTATGGACAGTTGTCATGGTGTTTTTGGCCTTTGTTCCATTAGTGGGAATATCAATCGTAACGATTCCTGCCAGTTTATATCTTGTACTAACGGGTGATACAGGGGCAGGAGTAGGGCTCTTTATCTTTACTTCTCTGGTTGGACTTATTGTTGAAAATTGGTTTAAACCCAAGTTTATTGGCGACCGAATTAAGATCAACTCTACCTTTGTTCTTCTAACGATTATAGGCGGTATGGGAGTATTTGGTATGGGAGGAATCTTCTATGGTCCAATTATAGGAATTTTATTTCTCACAGTAGTTGAAATATATCATGATCAATATAATTTTGTTGTTGAATAG